The DNA window TTGGATGAAGATTCTTGTTCAGAAATCGTTTTAAAACTGGTTTTGGACGCAGAAGAAGTATTACATTTATACAAGGAGAGAGGATATACTAATTTCCCTGCATTTTTCACGACATATACTAAAAATTTAATATGGAACCAGAGAAGGAAAGAGATCCGTCTCAACCGAAGTGAAATTATATCAGATGGATTCGAAAGATTTTATGATCCAAGATCTGAATTCACGAGAGAGATACTGAATCAAACCCGGGAAACTTCTTATTTGGTTCAAAACATTCTATCCGAAATGGATCCAATTGTTTCTCTTATCCTCAAATTAAAACATAGGATCCCTCTAAATTTGAAAGAATCCAGATTATTCCATTCTAAACTTAAAGAGAAAAAGTTAAAACTCAGGGATTATTATACAAAGGATATAGAAGAAGAAAGAAAATCCTGGCTAAGAAAAAAAGAACTAAACGAAAAACTTTCCAGGCTTTACCAAAACATGCAGATCCATCATTTCGAAAATTTAGAAAGATGGAAAATGTCCCGAAAACAGTTACTCGAAGTCTGTGGTGCAGTAACCGAAGAAAAAAGTTTCAAAAAGATTGGCTGGTATTTGGGACTCAGCGAACATTCTGTCCGAAAATCGTATTATTTTGCAATCTCGGAATTAAGAAGAAAAGAAGATCTAAAAAAGATCAGATTTTCAGAAGCGGCTTAAAGATCAGCTTTTGCCTTCTTCAGGACGGATCGTAGGAAGCCAAAGTTTTCTCAAAAGTTTAGATTTGTTTTTGAGTCCTGAAATTTCTGCGATCATGTTTGCGACCAATCTTTGTCCGGCTTCCATACCTTTGGTAACGGAACGATTTAAAAGTTTGGCACTCGTGGTGACCATACTCAACTCTGATTCGTCCGGAGAAATTACTCTGATCTTCACACCTTTAGGTGGAGAATGAATGATATTAACTGCACGATTGTACATAGTATGATGCACTTTGGTGATCATATGAGAAAGTTTTTTGTTAGAAGGATAAGAAAGCCAACCTTGGAAACCAGGGATAGGATCCGAAAATTCATCCTCAGGACTATTTAATACAACAGTAATATCCTTATATCCAGCTTGGATGACTGATTCAACAGGGATTGGATCAGAGATCCCTCCATCTCCATAATATTGCCCACCCAATTTCCATTTTCCTCTGGTAGCGATAGGCAAAGAAGTCGCTGCTTTCAACAAATTTAAAACATTAGAAGCGGTCGCTTTAACATATTCTGCTCTTGCTTTTGCAAGATTCGTGACCACCACATAAAAAGGAGAAGTTTCTTTTTTCTCCAAATATTCAGAAGGAAGCCTATACTTTGTTCCGAACAAATAGTCTATTAGATATTCTTGATCTAGAAAAGTTTTGCCTCGGAAAGGATTCAAAAAAGAGATCAATTGGCTACCAGTAAGTTCTTTTCTCCAAATATCCAGGATTTTCAAACCATGAGCATGATCTGTCTCATAAC is part of the Leptospira saintgironsiae genome and encodes:
- a CDS encoding RNA polymerase subunit sigma-70, whose product is MEKYSEKDKRLISSVEFYYREGNSENFLKEAWIWAWTLAKGRYRLDEDSCSEIVLKLVLDAEEVLHLYKERGYTNFPAFFTTYTKNLIWNQRRKEIRLNRSEIISDGFERFYDPRSEFTREILNQTRETSYLVQNILSEMDPIVSLILKLKHRIPLNLKESRLFHSKLKEKKLKLRDYYTKDIEEERKSWLRKKELNEKLSRLYQNMQIHHFENLERWKMSRKQLLEVCGAVTEEKSFKKIGWYLGLSEHSVRKSYYFAISELRRKEDLKKIRFSEAA
- a CDS encoding patatin-like phospholipase family protein, whose translation is MSSYFSPGESEQSGMMIGLPKAKKGARALVVAGGGMKGSFAGGALYAINQAVPSTYFDLILGVSSGSCAAAYYTTGYETDHAHGLKILDIWRKELTGSQLISFLNPFRGKTFLDQEYLIDYLFGTKYRLPSEYLEKKETSPFYVVVTNLAKARAEYVKATASNVLNLLKAATSLPIATRGKWKLGGQYYGDGGISDPIPVESVIQAGYKDITVVLNSPEDEFSDPIPGFQGWLSYPSNKKLSHMITKVHHTMYNRAVNIIHSPPKGVKIRVISPDESELSMVTTSAKLLNRSVTKGMEAGQRLVANMIAEISGLKNKSKLLRKLWLPTIRPEEGKS